TCTTATATAAATTATCTTCCTCACAGCGTAAATCAAACAAATTGAAACGCAATATGCCGGTACCAGATAAAGAAAACTTAAGATTTTTTCTTTCCTATAAAAAGTGCTTCCACTCAGCCACACAACTATACAGAAGACAGTAAAAGCAGAAGGATTTGCTCTCTGCGCATCTACATCTATGTGATGAGACAACCATGATCCATCAGACCATCACAGGTACATGGAGTACCACACAACAACTTACTACACTGCACATTGAGATTCCAGATCCACACAGCAACAAACCATGCATAGCTATGATCAGATTCTGCCGGGAGTTACTAAAAGTGAGGCCATAAGATGGAGCAAGCATAGGCAGGTTATTAAAGGATTGAAATTGaggcaaaaaagaaaaccctcgcttGTGTTCATACAGAAAATTGAGCCAAAAGAGCAAACCCTCACTTGTTCGCCGACATTGCAGGGGGGCGGCCGGGCGGGGGCAGGCCAGCAGGGGCGCGCACAGGGCAGGGGCGCAGCCGCGCACAAGCAGGGGGTGCGGCTGGACGCCTGGACGCCTGGACCGGGCGGGTGGGAAGCCGGGAAGGGGAGGCGGGAGCGGGGAGCCTCCTGGGCGGCTGGGCTCCGGGCTCCGGGCGGCCGGAGACCGGCGAGGACGAGAGGAACGGCGCAACGGCTGGGTGTCGGGGTGGAGCAGGGGAACGGCGAGGCGGCTGTGCGCGAGGGGGACGGCTCGTTCTGCTCGATCTGGACAGACAGGCCGTGGTTGTGCTACTCGCCAATGCGTTGTTGGGCTTTTTTTTCTCTCCGGCCCAGATAGATGCATAGGTATATAAGGTGATCCAAAATCTCAGGGTTGGCCGCGGCCCCTCCCTGGCCACCCTGTACATCCGCCCCTGATCTTCTATATCTTAATAGCTAGCTCtcgtgtctcaaaaaaaaaaatagCTAGCTCTCTACTATCATATTTCTCTTAAGATGCACATATGTTATCTCAGTATGCAAACATGCACGGAAAATGCCGACCTCAACATGCAAATATGCAGTCACTTGAGTGACATCCAATAAAAGCAAGCAAATATGCATGAAAAAAAAAAGACTCAACTCAATAATTAAACATTGTAAATCATATGTATTTCAAACTCCAGCTCTTCTTATATCTTAAGTTTAAAAATAATTTCTCATACAACTAAAATTAAACAAGATATGTCGTATTTGAAATTCCACTTCCTATATTATTAAGTCAATAATTAAACATAGTAAACCATGTGTATTTCAAATTTTAGTTCTTATATTGTCAATTTGAAACAACTATTTCATACAATTAAAAAATTTAATCTATTCCATACAACTAAAAATCGAATCAAAATACATTCCAACCAATCTTCACTGTGACGCGTGGGGTGTCATCTAGTTTGTAATAAAACCATAGATACATGTGTGCATCTCAGAATGCAGAGGGCCAGGACAGGAGGATTGTACATTCGCGTAAGTGCTACTGCTACAGTACGGTGACCGCTAGTACCTAGTCCTCAACAACGGCAATGCACCACTCTTGCACGTCTAAGACACGTACGTGGGCACCGTGGGTGCAGCGTACGTATATTACATACGTGCACTAGTCACTCCGATCTGATCTGATCGCCTCCTCTCCAGCCTAGAAGAAGAACCCTGCAAGTCACACTCACCAGACGAGGATGAGATGCATACAATCAGCTCCGCCCCGTATACGTAGGCATGTCTTGTACACATAGCGATACCACCAAACCCcgcccgccccggccgccccgtctCCCCATGCAACAACAGTTGTACCGCACATGGCGTATTGCATCGGTCGATGCCCCACGTccccacctcacgcagtcacgccTTCCGCcccgcccctctcctctccgatcTCGAACGCAGATAGACGCCGAGCCAAACTGCACCAAAAATCCGCTGCTGCACTCCCTCCCTCCCCCCGTCTCATAAATAAATGCATCGCGATCCACGAGGGAGGCGAGGTGAGTGAGAGAGGACTGCACCCAACCCCCCTACCTCCCTTTGATCTGCACCCTCCCCAAATCTCCATTGCCGTCGGTCTCTCCCCCCGTTTCCGCAATGAGGATCCGGAGGCGGCCGCAGGCGCAGCAGGCACTGTCGCCCTACCCGCTGCCGCTGGAGCAGCAGCCCTCAGATCCGTTCACCGCGCCCcacccaccgccaccgccaccgccaccgccaccgccgaacGCGGAGGAGCAACGCTGGCTGCCGCTCCCCGGGGACGAGGCCgagcaggggaagaagaggaggatcGAGTCGGAGGCGGAGTTGCACCCGCTCCGCCCAGACGCGGATCCCGGCCCGCCCGCATTGCCGTCAGGGCCGCAGGTACATTCGGTTACACTCGCGCGCGTGCATGCCCGGCCCCTCTCTCCCTGAATTTTCCTTCCAATCTGTACTACTAGTAGTGGCCTGCCAATTAACTCCTTTCGTTGCACCCGGATTAATTCGCCACTAAGTGTCCCTCAGATCTGGCTGCCCCTCACTGAATCGCTATCTGTACCTGCCAGGGCGGCAACGTGGTGGTGGCGGGACGCAGCAGCAGCAACGACGACGACCCACCGGTTCACAACCACGGCGGCGGTGCGCAACGTCAGGGGGTGGCAGCCGCAGATGGCCGCACCCACACCCACACCCACGAGAGGTACGTGATTCGCTGTGACGACGATGAGCCAAAAGCGTCCCGTGTCAGTGTCACCGGCCTGCGCGGATCGGTTCGGTGGTGCGAGTCATGGCCGATGAATCCGTCGATGATACTATACTGGTTGCGGCAATGATGGATCGAGTAGAATCGGAAAGCATCCAAGGCCTCTTTCCCGTTCGCTGGGCTCTGTTGGCCTCCTTGACGTTTTACATGCACTAGTGGGGGCAGTGCAATGCAGTGCCAGCTCGGCACATGACACGGCACCACTCCTGCCCATTTTAATACTACTGTCTCATCCTCCTTGGCGATGCGGCACACTGTCAGTACATGGTATAGATCACATACTATTAGtatatagaagaagaaaaaaaggcatATGGTAGTAGTATTTCGGTGCACTCACTCATGACTCATGCATCCACTTCGTCGTGGGATTATTTTTGTCCCCTTGCATGCCGACGTGCGAGGATCTCGACGATCATGGGCATACAGCCTGGTGGCTTTgtcctcttcctctcctccccaCCCATGCCCGCATTGTTGCCGCGATCTGTACTCACCAGCCACCGTCCTCCATGGGTGCAATACAATGCGATGCGATGCACCCCATGTTCTTGGGGAGACATGCATGGGCCATGTACCTGTGGACGCATGTTACGATCTGTTCCGTCTTCCTGCGCATGTGTTGTACACCACGCATGATTAATACTATCTTCTTGGCACTGGCCTGCATCACATCACATGCCGGTTTACTTGGTGCTAGTTGGAACTGGACTCCTCGTTGCATCTTTGATGGAACCGTTCAGACGATCGATGTGGGACTCCTTGTACGTGTGTGTAGTACCACCGTAACTGGTTTGGCCTTGGTATGTAATTCGTTCATGCCGTAGTCGATGACGTATATGATGGCCAATTTGCCACCTAGATGTTCGTTTTCATCGGATGTATTAGTAGCGTCATCAACTTCAAGCCAGAAAATTATTAATCCTCCATGCGTAATGTTGCAATGCAGCCTACAGAATGGACACTGCAACGAGTCTGAGCGGCCGGTGATCGGTGCCGGAGAACGTGTCGTCATCCCGGCAATGCCAGTGGTGCCCGTGAACGTCAAGGAAGGGATCAAGATCGGCGGCGGCGTCAAGAAGAGGCAGCGCGGCCCGCCGGTGCTGATGGAAGGGTCGCGGTGCAGCCGCGTGAACGGGCTCGGGTGGCGCTGCAGCCAGCCCACGCTGGTCGGCTACTCCCTCTGTGAGCACCACCTCGGCAAGGGCCGCGGGCAGCGGAGCGCGAGCCGCACCGAGCCCGGCAGCTGGAAGAACGGCGCGGCCACGCTCGGCCGCACTGAGCCCAGCATCAGGAAGAAGGCCGCGCAGCCGTCCGTTCCCATGGTCACCGCGGCGCCCACCGCCAACGGCCGCGCCGGCGCGCCCAAGCTCGGCCGCACCGATCCGGCCAGCAGCAGGAAGAACGTGGACGCGCTGGCTATGGTCGCCGCCGCGGCGCACGACGCCAACGACCTGCCGAACCTGCGTGCAGCACCTCTAGCGGCGGAGGTCGATTGATCAATCGACCTGTCGATCATGGAACCGTAGAAACTAAAATTCTTTGATTTTCTGTTAGAAGATGTTGTGCATATCTTGCAGTTCATGGTGAGTAGCTTCTCTAGCCATCTGGATTTCTCTTTGTTCTCTGTGATCATGCAGACGTTTCATCGTGTAATTAATAGGATTGCAGATAATTAGTGATCACACATTCCGTGGTAGATTGATCAGTGCATCTCCGGTCGAGTGATGTAATTTATTCTTCTTTGACGGCAATTGGTAATCTCACCTGGGGACAGCGCCTCAGACGGGTCGTTGTCACGATGCCATGCCGGTGCTTAGGTGCAACATATACGTTGTTAGTAGTAACAAGCTTTTACTGACAGGATGCTCCAAAAACTCGTTAACCAAATCAAGCCATCAACATAGGATCCATGCATTTTGTAAGCAAGCATAGGATCCGTACGAACGTGTATCGTTATCTTCATCAGGTTAGCGCATATACGCATACATACACGGGAGCTAAAAATGGAATATATGGATAATGAAGGGTGTGTCCGTTAGATGCTTTTTGGATGCTAGTAGCAGTAGCATGTAGAGGAGATCGGGATGAGTTAGCAGATCTCGAATCTTTTTGCACCAATTCTGAAGTAAACGGTTCAATTCTAGCGTGACAATTTGTACATGATTCAAGTGAGCATTCAAAAGTTAAAAAAAAGGGCACTGAAAATGGAGGGGGTTATGGGAAAGTGCCAACCTTGACACGGGGACATAGACATCATTCCAAGTTTCTTTTAACTAAGCAAAAATTTACATGCATGAAATTTTgacataaaaatacaaaaatagtCGTATAGTGTAAAAAAAAAGGAGTAGACAAAAACACGACAACGTGGGTTTGGTACAATAATATAACCATTTGGAGCTGTGCAAGAACCATATTAGATAGATTGTTACTGATTTTATGACTGTTAAACAACCCACAAATGGATAGAACTTTCACTCCTACCACCAcatttccacactcgttatatttactttattgcttctttatctaaacaacctctagtttatatttacgtgctctttattatcttgcaaacctatcctatcacacctgcaaagtacttctagtttcatatttgttttaggtaaagcgaacgttaagtgtgcgtagagttgtatcggtggtcgatagaacttgagggaatatttgttctacctttagctcctcgttaggttcgacactcttacttatcgaaagaggctacaattaatcccctatacttgtgggttatcactccagTATAGCTCGACCTCCAATTCTACCACTTTGCATACATGCCCAATATTGCATAAAGGAACATGTGTAGCACACAAATTTAGCTGACACCTGTCAAAACACGCTCTATTGTGCATCTTCCATTGAGCTCATCATATAGTTGCAAGCCCCATAATTTGCACATTTCTACTAGCTGGCATAAATTCTAGGATCCACCCAAAATATTGGGAGAAACAACCAGGCCTATATGTGGGCCGTACACTTTTGCCGAGGATTCCCCTAATATATTTAGCGGTAGAGTATCTAATGAACAAATGATGGATGCTCTCGTTCGCAAGACATAAATGACAAGTTGGATTACAAGTACAATTCCTTTTACAAATATTATCTTTGGTCAGAATGTCATTATGCCACATAACCTAGAGCAAAGTTCTGATTTTAGCAGGCACCTTAGCCTTTCACAAGTCGTTAAAGGATCTGTCTGATCCTATATAAGACAACCTTTGATGTATGAATTTGACCATGAATTTGCTATTTTAAATTTGCATCCACCATGGCATGTCCTAATCTTGATTAAAAACCACACCATTCAACATAGAGCACATAATGTTCATCTGATCTTGTTGTCTGATATTTAACCACCTTCTAAATAAGAGAGCCCATCCCCTCTCAGCCAACCGCCCAACTATATAGTTAAATCATTGCATACTCCATAAATTTCAGGGAATTTCTCATTGAAAATCTCACCTCAACACACAAGTGATCTTCCCAAAAAATTGTGTGATGGCCATTCCCTACCATATCCTTTTCATGTTATCAGTGCAGTACTTCTGGATCTTGATAAGGTTGGCCCAATAGAGAGGATCAAAAGCAGAGTTGGCTACTTGTGTAATTACATTTTGAATTTTGTATTTCTTCCTCATAATCTCCCACGACATACCTTTTTCCTCTCCAAATTCTACCATCACTTACAAAGCAAGATAATACTGATTTTTTCTAGATTATGTATCCCCAAACAACCTTTTTCTTAGGTATGGAGATCAGAGGCCTTCTAACCATGCAATACTTTTTTATTTCCCTACTATGTTGCTAGAAGAATCTTCTAATAGTTTTATTCATTCTCCCCGCATTAGTTTTGGGAAACCTGTACATAGAGAATTGTACACATGCATGCTAGTTAGGGAAAGCTTTGATATTGGTAACCCTACCACCAAGGGATAGGTCCCTAGCCTGCCATCAATCCACTCTCAGCACTAAGTTGTCCTCTAGAAGCACCCAATCTGCCATATTTAGTCTGCTCTCACAAACAAGTAAACTAAATATTTGATAGGCCAATACCCATACTAGCAATGGAGCATGTTAATACATTTTTGTTGCTTCTCATCATTATGCAAAATCACCAAGACCTCACTTCTTTGGAAAGTAATTTTCAAGCCATAAATTTTTTCAAACAAATATAAATGCAACTTCAAGTTACGAGCACTTTCGACATCATCCTAGATGAATAGAGTTGCATCATCAAATGAGGGATCAATCCCACAAATTGACCAATAGCTTCACCTTTATGAACCATCTTTTGCAAGCAAGAAGTAGCAATGTTTAACAAGACCATACCAATgctcgtgcattgcaacgggatataaatattctagtacgttagCTTATGATTTACATGCTCATAttaatgcgattgtgtaaataaatgtttatcaatcCTGCTTGTGATTTACCTTATAATTTGATGAGAAATTTGGTAAATAATTAAAGTTGAATTGATTGAGAAAGTAAGTAAATTAAGATGACTGATTATCATACGGGGAAGGTTGGATGAAGGGGTGGTGGGAAGAAAAGTCAAAGATAGAAACCTTACATTCTTTTTAATTGTAGAGAAAGTTGAGAATGGATCTCTTTGCCTGACCCCTTAAATCTCCCAAAAACATTCCCCGTAGTGAATTGGCCTTAACATTCAAGGGAATCCCTTTTACCACGGTTGTAAACCATTTCATCCAGGTATTTAAAGCTTTCTCCTGCAAGTAATGAAACATAATTTACCAATTCACCTTATCATATGTCTTTCAAAGTCTAATTTCAAAATAATCCCATGTCACTTCTTCCTCTTATATTCATGCGAAATTTCATGCGCCGACATTGCCCCATCCATACTATTTCTTCCCTCAATAAAAGCATTCTGACAAGGAGAGATCAATTTATCCATATAAGGAGAGATCCACATAGTCTCAGATTTGAGAAGAACTTAAAGAGcacatgcaaaagacaaagttggtCTAAATTGTTCGATAGTATTAACATCTGCACCTTTGAATATTAGATTTATCACGCCAAAATTAATCATACTCAGATCCAACATTCCTCTGTGGAAACAACAAAACAAGCCATTACATCCTTCTTGATAAAATGCCAACTTGTTTGATAGAATTCAACACGAAATCCATCAACACATGCTACCTTATTTTATTCGATGCTATCAATTATAATCCATATCTCATCATTTGGTACAACATAAACATTGTTGGTAATAATCTTTTACCGATAAGATGTTCCAAATTGTTCCTAGGCTTGTTAACCAAATCAGGCCATCAACATGGGATCTATGCATTTTATAAACAAAAGCATATGA
Above is a window of Triticum aestivum cultivar Chinese Spring chromosome 6B, IWGSC CS RefSeq v2.1, whole genome shotgun sequence DNA encoding:
- the LOC123134609 gene encoding proline-rich protein 12 — translated: MRIRRRPQAQQALSPYPLPLEQQPSDPFTAPHPPPPPPPPPPPNAEEQRWLPLPGDEAEQGKKRRIESEAELHPLRPDADPGPPALPSGPQGGNVVVAGRSSSNDDDPPVHNHGGGAQRQGVAAADGRTHTHTHESLQNGHCNESERPVIGAGERVVIPAMPVVPVNVKEGIKIGGGVKKRQRGPPVLMEGSRCSRVNGLGWRCSQPTLVGYSLCEHHLGKGRGQRSASRTEPGSWKNGAATLGRTEPSIRKKAAQPSVPMVTAAPTANGRAGAPKLGRTDPASSRKNVDALAMVAAAAHDANDLPNLRAAPLAAEVD